The Anopheles gambiae chromosome 2, idAnoGambNW_F1_1, whole genome shotgun sequence genomic sequence acaaaaaaacaaacacactttaGCATATTAggatatacaaaaaaaaccaattgtCAGACTTATGGCGAAAAGGCGTAGAAAGAGCTATGTGAactgtgtgtgggtgtgtatagCGTGTAAACACTAAGAAATTGTGACAAGAAGCCGCCGTCGACGCGGGGTCCTACTTGTTGCAAAGGAAGAGGAAGTATTACCAAGTAAATACGCAAAGAGACACAGAGCAGGGGAGACGAAGAGTACACATACCGACATACACGCGAATTTGCGAACTTTCCAAACTCAACCATCattgtatttatttctttttatttttacagtgaaataaaatcaagCGCCATCAAATTTCggatattttatgtttttaaagcaTTGAACATTGAGCTGGTGAATTTTGTCATTAAtttattcgatttatttttctcttttcttcccTCATTTTCACGACTAACTTTTGGCGTAGAAGACGGAGGGCGCCACCGCCCGCGTCATTGGCCCATTGTCATGAGCGCTACCACTAATCTAAGGACAGGATCGAATTGAGGCTAGTAACGCTATCGCCCTGACTAGAAGCGACCGAGCTGCGCTTGGCAAGATCGTACCGCGGTCCACCGAGGTAGCTGATCGGGTTGGCGTACTGGCGCCGGTCGGGGCCGAGATAGATCGGCGCCTGCTTCCGGTACTTGAGGCGCAGCGAGGGCTTCGGCTTTAGAGGCGGCTCTCCGTCCCTTCCGGgttgctctgctgctgctgctccggctgCGGCGGCACCTGCAAGATCGAGCTGACAAGCGTGAGAAGAAGACGCCGGGGGGATGACCACTCCATCAGCAGCATCGACAGCTGGAACAGTAGTAGCACCATCGGCAGAAGCATTACTTGCAAGCAGTTTCACCACTACCGCCTCGTCCGGTGGCGGCCCGGCGTAAGCGaaggaagatgatgatggtgctacATTGCGATCCGGGTTGCGGACTACTACCCTTGGCGGCGGCGTTGGCGACAGTGTGGTCTGCTGTGTGCGGTGTAGTACTACTCCACCATCCTAGAGCAAGGTGTGCGAGCACATATGAGCGAGAATGagaagtgtgcgtgtgtggcgtACGCAAAGCGAGCGAAGGGGGGGAGGCATGAATAGTGGAGACGTATGCGGCGATTGAGGGACACACTACACCGTGTACAGTGCAACAACGGAGAAAAGGGACACTCGTTTTTAGTTACATTGAATCTTTAAAAAAGGGTCGTAGAGTGCTTTACTGTAGAGAAGACAGGAACGAGGAGAAGTCGATTTATCAAATTACTTTATTTACGCAGTCAGAAGGAGTCGCCTAGTTGGCTGTTTTAGGTAGCTAGGgttgagatagagagagagagattggaTAAAAAATGGTTGGATAGGCCTAAATCCTTTTTACAGTGAGAACAGTGAGAACTTTACAATTGCGCACGCGTTACCTCATAAATCGACCATCGACGTGTGACACTTAAGGGTACAAACGAGAGATAGACACAGTTTGGGAATGTCCTAGCTCGTTGTCCAGTTGCCTACCACCCATTgtatacaaacacactcacacacacaacatacacaTTGAGAGCCGTGTACCGTTCGCCGGCGCAAGCACAGCGCAGCACATCCAACACAGATACAGTAATGCCCAGTAATGACCGCGCGCACATTCCAACACGCACAAATTAAATCACACAAACgtacacccacacatacactcacacacagcacacaaacatacagatAAAATAGAGGAGTTGTAGAGGAGGTGGATCGTAAAAAGGGAGCTACGCCGGCGATTCGGGCGTTTCGTCGATTTTGAACGGCAACGGGTTGGCGCTAATCAGTgcgggcggtggcggcgggcCCCAGGACACTTGCCGTGGGCCGCGCGACCGCAGCCCATTGGTGAGCGGTGTCGATGTCATCATGGCGACCGGCAGCGGTCCAACAGCGCCGGTGGTGGCCGTTGGCGTTGCCGGTCCATCCGCCAGGAGCGATTCGGGCGGATGCGTTAGGGTCAGCTTGGGCGGTGTTTTCCTCGCGTTTGGTGGGTGAGAattggtgatgatggtgttttTGGCAAAGCTTACTTTCACCTGTTGAAGACACAACGGGGTAGGGTGGGGTGGGGAAAGAAGAGAGATACGAGGAaacagagagatagaaaaTGGAACAAGGacacagcaaaaaaggggCGGCATTAGTTTCTGGCTAGGGAGACCTGGTTAGGTGCGTTCCAGTTCGGGGGGGGAACGGTTGGGTgggggttggtggtggtggtggtggtagcaaatGAAACAGTTAATCTTGGGGTCTCTTTGCTCTTGCTACGATTGAGGCAATTTGCCATTTTAACCAtcaattacattaattaattaattaaataattaataccttttcatttgcctttttcccacctttccacCAGAtgcactctctcgctctcatgCACATACCAACGTAAACGTTCCACCGGACAGCACATATCGACAAGAGAAGACATGTGTTTGTTATGCTGTTATAAAAACGAACAACCAGGCGTGGTGGCCCTCTCATGCAGCCATGCAACATTCCGTTAGAGAAAGGTCTGGAGCAACACCAAAATGAAACACACTGCACATGCACACGTGTGGTACACAccgaaacaacacaacaaaacaccaacCAACAAATTTGTTTGAGGTAAATTAATCGTCCAATATTTCGTGTTTCcttattccattttttttaatcattgcaACATCTCTGACacaaagtttttatttttcacttccagagacacacacatacacacaacgcTACTTATACGGGACTAGAAATAACACGCAGAAAAGGGGAACACTTAGCATGCAAAGGCAAACGCGGCCAAACGCGTGGGGCGTTTGGTGGTAACGAATGAATAAATAAGGTAAATCGCCTACCCCCCTCCCACGTGTGCTCTACGGCTACGGTACTCTCTACTACACACCAGCTTCCCGGTGCGCTTACCTAAAAGGGGGAGGGTGCGGTTTGGTGTTTCATACACGCATACACATACTGCTAGAACGTTGTTAGTTGCTGTGTGTAGAGGGCGTGCAGATTGTTAGTAGTGTGTTGTGAGGGCTTTAAGCTTACGAAAGGGAGGTCATAAGGGAATTGGGAGTCATAACGGGGAAAGAAGTAGGCCTAaaattccgaaaaaaaaaactggtggACGTTTCAAGGAGGTGTTGGTTTTTTAGACTAAATTTTGATGGAAATGTGTACTGATGAGAGGAACGGGATGGGACAAACACAGGAAACCTCCaaattgcttctttttttttaactgctgCGTGCAGCACatgcatgcacatgcacattaCGTGGATGTTTTAGACACGAAACTCATCGCTAGGATGCAGCTGCAGGTCGCCAAGGTCGAGCCTGTTAAGCGTAACCTCGCTGATCGAGCTGAGCGGGGCGAGCGCCTGTATGCTTACCGGGTTGTCGGTTAGCTCGCTGTCCTCCTCGTGCCCGTCGGACGGATCGTCCAGATCGGTcacgcggtggtggtggtggtgattacCGTTGGCGATACGCGCACGTGGACCGTCCATCCCGTTGCTTTCGCCGTGACGCGACTGTTGCTCCGTAGGATGCTGTGCGGACTTTAGCAGCGCTTCGTTCTCTTCCGCTGCAAGCGATTCCCACTGCAGCTCGTGGTCGAGCAGTTGGCTGTCTGTTGGCAGTGTAAGAGCAAGTGAGAGAGGTTAGGAGCGTTTACAACAACGCAAAACCCCTCGCGTACTTACCACGAATGCCACCAGTTTCGGCCGTGCCATTGCTTTGCGGAAGACTTTCCACCGGCGCTGCGGCTACTGTTGCTACTGGTGATGGCTTTTCCGACGCCGCCGTCACGCTGCCATTCTTCAGTATGCCCACCAACGGTTTCGCTCCATTGTCCTTCTTCTCATCGCTCGGGATctgggaaatggaaaatcggcAGAGCCGCCCGGGgttaattaaaaaatcatcCATAACCAATGCTCGCACTCTTTCTCGCTAACCGATTTGTACGAAAATCCCTTCACGTTCGTGGTGGACGTTTCGATCTGCATTTTGGCCGCCTGCTCCTTGCTCCAGATGATGTCCTCGTCCGTCTGGCGCTCGATGCGCTTGCGGTACTCCCGGTCCGACCGGTACACCTCGATCAGGCAGCACACCACGATGATGACGAAGATGGCGGTGAGCGTGATGAACACGACCTGCGTTTTTTCCTCCTTGGTCGACGGATCAAAGTAGACCGCTTTGTACGGTAGGCGCGTCGGTGCATCGACCACCCAGTTCTTGTCGATAACCTGCGTgtgatggagagagagagagaaaaaacgcaATCATACACAGGATATTGAGTGCTCGTGATGGGGTTTTTCGGTGGTGGGACGAAAAACGGCCACCAAACGCTACTTGCTTACACAAACCGCCGCCGTGACTCTGTGATTCGACAGCCCGAAAGCTTATCTCGttatttgttctttttcttttttttagctATCGGAAGTCATGTGCTCCCAAAACCTACCGAAGTCATGTTGAGTGCCGGCTCGTTGAAGGGCGTCAGCTTCTGGATGACATCGAACTGCTTGCACTGGGCTGACCGTACGCCCTGCGAGTTGATCACGGTAATGGTTTCCGCCTCGCTCTTGGTGAACAGCATGTACTCCTCCAGCGGTTTCATCGTTTCATTATTGACCTGGATGAAGATATCTAccgaacaaaacgaaacgcaCCAGACACGCGGGATTAGATGCCGATGCAGATTTGCAATTTTCCACACAAACGAAACTCGCACTACTACTCACTCGACAGGCAACCGTCGTAGCTTTTGTACACGGCAAAGCGCGGATCGGTCGTATTAACGCCCCCGATCTGGACGTGATTGGCACCCGGGTCCGGCACCGGCACGAGCGGTTTGTTCGCCACCGCCCGTATCGGTATCTGCGCCCGGTCGACGAGCAGCGACGCTTCGTCGCCGTGCCGCGTGTAGTACACCGAGTGGCGCGCATCGTCCATAAAGTTGCCCTCGATGCGGGCCGCGTACGTGGCGCCCTCCCGGTCCTCCTCGATgtacagatggttttccgcggTGATGGCCACCATCAGGTAGTAGCTGCGGTCGTTGCGCgactgcagcaacagcatcaccCGGTTCACCCGCCGCATATCGTTGCTCGAGAAGGCGAGCTGCAGCCGGACCGAGCCGACGGTGTCGGCCAGCGCTAGGCGGCGTAGGAGCGTCGCCTCCCCGCTAAAGCTGGCCCCCTTCTCCTCCGAGCAGAACTCGCCGAGGAAGCTGGTGTGCTCGCAGTTGCAGGTGCTCTCCTGCCGCACAAAGTTCTCCGTACAGATGCCACCGTTTTTGCACGGCTCCGCGTCACACTTCATCTGGCAGCCGTTCAGCACACCGTCGGTTACtgtgggagagagagggagatggAGAGACAACGACGAACAAGCAAACAGCAGGTGAGTGGATGAATgacttttttatgtatttttcctGGAATCGTGCAAGGATATCGTTCCACCCGGTGCACCGGGAGGAAATTGCTTTTTAGGATAAGGATAATGGCATAACGCTGGCCGAAACACCGTAACACCATAGCCACAGAACAAGATAAAAagcgtttgttttgcaaattttaaTTACGAAAGTAACATTATTTTATGGTAAAACGGGGCAAACTGGACACCATTCTTATTCATTGGACAGAAATTCTTTTATTTCCTTTGCAAAGTTTCATGAATTTTCCAAAATTATTACCTAATATTTAGCTGCaaattgatattatttttaccaGGTTGCAAATTAAGATCgaataaatgttttaaaaatggaTGGAAGTTTATGGGTTAAGCAAAAGAAATGCtaggaatataaaaaaaacacttcaaactgTTTTCGTCCctattacaggggtttccgaGTCAGTATCGAATGTCTAAAACATTTTTCCTTGCTTGCGAAAAGtgtttcaacagctgtcaaatattttattttcatcacattaatgtttcagttcttccacatgattttcaacacgtctcaagctggtTTGAGTTTTACAGCTCTTTGTGGTGAGTTGAAAATCGTGTTTATGaactaaaattttatgttgatacaaatacaccatttgacagctgttgaaaaacatcttggaggcggtgaataattatgtttacattcgaaattgacttggaaaaccctgtatggccaaattctttctgttttcattgaaggaaaaaagaagaagtagacGCGTGTTTTGCTAAATTTAGATtttcggcctcagcacaatttttcgatcgaaaaaaatcGAGCGATctggctgtcattttggtgtcatttgacactcatttcgccgccaaggtgttcattttactggtctttttgaaaactggtataccatgacactcacgagcaaaatgaactatgctacaaaaattcgatcgttccgctttgtatggCAAAAAATCCGCAACTcattgagctgcggaaattttcaaatatcagaaaaatgccataaatcaaggttaatggttttgaaaaacgttatgtaaaagcaagttggtaattgttctggttctttttcaatattttgggtgataaaaaatcatttattaaatattttaaaaaatggtttgcctACACTAAGTACTGAACTCGATGGGAATCGACTTCATGCAAGAGTAtgaaagaaatagttatactgtcagttttacgtgagcgcctatcgatttttttcgatcgaaaaatggtgCTGAGGCCGTTTGGCTCAGCTTCTATGCCCGTTTTGAACATTAGGTGGTTGGCAAATTTACATGACGCTAGCCGGAACAACGCGtaacttacagggtttcccacgatttattggtcagctCCCATAACTTTTTGGGCTcatctcacgatttattcatcgtatcccatagatttttgcttcgttcccataatttgttGGTATcatccgattggatatcaatacaattggaccaaaaaaatctGAGAAACGGctaaaaaatcgtgggaatgtaccaaaaaaaatatgggaaccaaccaaaaattaatgggaaccaaccaatcaaTCGTGGCAAACCGTGTAACATcgtcatttattttttaatttttggatATTAATTGGTTGATCAGAAACTTTTAATAATTTCAGTTCATAGTAAAACCAAAGAATAATGTAAAAATCAATATGTAAAGTTCAATAGCAAGCCCAGTTTGCCCCATGCTCCCTTACGCCAATCAAGAACTCACCGTGTGCATTGTTTTGGGTGGCCATTTCACGCAGCGAGATAAGGTTCTCCCCAATTTTAAGTCCCCGAATGCAACCGATGTACCCTTCCAGCTCCGTCGTGTCTTGATTGGGGCGCAGCAGGTTGGCCGGATCGTAGCCACCGATGTTGAACTGGAAGTACTCGGTCGGTGGTGCCGGTGGACGATGTGGAGACAGTACCTCTGCAAATGGAAAGTCACTGTTAAGTCATGTTTTGCCACTCACTTCAAGCAAGCATTCTTCCTACCAAGCTCCGGATTGGTCCACGGTTTGTTGGAGTACTCGTCGAGCAGGAGGAAGCCACGCTCCACCGTCACGTTCTTCTCGTTCACGTACAGCGTGGTGTTCGTTTCCGTGCGTATTACCGCCACCTGAATGCTTCGCGCATTGTTTAGCTCGCTGTGCTCGATCGTTAGGTTCACGATATCGCTGCCATAGTTGTACAGATACACCATCTCACTTTGGTCGGTCAGGTACAGGTGGATGAAGTTGTTATAGTGATCGTTTGCGTACAGTACGAACGCGTGCCTATCGTACGTGCGCAGGTTTACCAGCAGCGAGGAGTTCAGGATGGCGCGCAGCTTTTCCCGTTCATCGCGCATATCCTCTGGGTCGGACAGGTAGTTGCGCTTCAGATAAGATTCACGACTGATGAACGTTAGCGCATCTTCGTTGATGtctgaaaccaaaaaaaaagaaggttttAGGTGTAGAGGATCACTCTTGCTTTTGATCTTTCTCGCCACCTACTTGTCTCACAGTGCTGTCCCAGATGAGCCCACCGGTTCTGGCAGACGCACTCGAACGTACTCCACAGCTCTCGGCAGTAGGCACCGTTCTTGCAAGGATTCGGCACACAGGACGGCTTGCAGTCTTTAATGATTTCCGACAGATGTACCGACATGAAGCTGTAGATGTCGAGGATCTCTCCGTTCACGACCAGCCCGCGGAAGCAACCGATGAGACCTTGCTTAACGGTGTACTTCTTAGAGATTTCCCTGGAGGTGGAAAAGAAAGACATATTGAATTATCTTCTTGCTATGTTTGGAGCCTGTTACTACGTACGTTGGAGCTCCTCCAATAAACATGCTGCCCTCGAACGGTCCAAACTCTTCCTCCGGCTGCAGATCTACCATGCGCGTGTCGGTGTTGATCATAAACCGCACATGATGCTCGTTGTAATCGATCCAGATCTTGTGCCACTCGCCACCGTTCAGCTTCCGGTTAGTGTCGATCACCAGCGTCTTCGGTGTGCCAGTGTTGAGCGTAAAGTTAAACGTCAGCTGGTAGTCACCGGTCAACGCCACCATGAACGATGGGTAGTTGGACCGAATCGGTGGCTGGAAGAGCAGAATAGCCTTTTCGCCGGTCGTGCGGAAGGAGAACGCAATGTCACCCTTGCGCCATCCGGGCACCTCAATGTACGACTGCGAGGTGGTGAATGTGACGACATACTTTTGGGTATCTATGCACGAGAGCAAGCATTAGAGCATCACGGCAAGGGGAGATTGAGTTTGAAATGTAACATCTTACTTGTTTCCACACATTCCAGTGGTCCGAGTGTGACCCGACCTTGTGACTCCTCGTCAAGGTTTTTCTGCTGCAGGAAGTACATCTGCGTAATGCCGAGATTCGGTGGCTCCTTGTAGTACCCTTCGTCCGACAGCCAGCGGTTGAGATTGGCATCGCAGTTGCAGGAATGGTTCAAATCCTCACAATTCTTCCCTATCGCACACGGGCATGTACCTCTGTGAAGATGGCAAATGGCAGCATTTTCAATTACGATCATGAGATGAGTGCTACCTGATGATTAAGTTACCTTTTAACCTCTCCAAGCGAATCCACCGTGTTGTTATTGCTGGACGACTTAAACCACGTGGACGAATGCAGCTCCAGCGGTGCCTTGATGCAATCGTACTTAATGTACTGCGTGCAGTACAGCGAATGCGAGATCAGCTCCTGCAGCATCTCCGCACTAAACTCCCGGTACTGTATGTTAAAGCTAAAGTCCTCATCCGTCGCCGACCGCACATCGACCTGCGACGGCAGGTTGTGCTCCACGATCGTTTTGGTCGCGTTTGCCAAACTCTGAAAGTCACACTTGACCCTCGCCGGCGGAAACACCCCATTACCGTCAATGTCAATCGAGTACACGTCCGACTTGGAGTACCCGAGCAACGCCAACTCCTCACAAGTCTTGCGGAACTTGGTAAAATGGCAGTTCTTGCCAATGTAGCCCGTGTCCTTGCAGTCACAGATGATACCGTCATCCTTTACCGCACACTTGCCACCATGCTCGCAGGTGTTGGGCTTCTTGCACGGATCCACGTACTTGCAGTTGTCGAGCGAGACATCGCCCACCACCCGCTCACTTTTCACCAGATAGCGTGGCTCAATTTCGACACCATTGATTTTGAGATCCCGCAAACAGCCGACCAGACCGGATGCGGCCGCTTTCAAGCTGCTGCCGATGATCAGCTTATCGCCAATGTTGAAGGAAAGTCCGTACATCTGCGTGACCGAGTGGCGATAGTCTACGACGAACTTGATGTCGTTCCGCTCGTACGTCAGCTGAATCGAGTGCCAGGAGGTTGGGTTTTCGATGCGAATGTACGTCGTGTGGGTGATGTTGCTTTTCACGTCCGGGCAGAGATCGAAGCTGAGCCGGTCGGTGGCTAAACGGAGCTGTGGAGGGAGAGTGTAtttaatattatattataCTCTGTGAGTGCAGGTTGTAATGTCTTCATTATTGGCACCATTATAGGGATCATTTTTCCACACAACGGGCCCTAAATGTCGCCCCTAAAATGCTTTCTTTTGAGCAAACAAAGCCAAACGTTCAACGGAAAAAGGATTAAAGCTTACCGACATGGTAGATATTAAAAAACTTTCTTcccccaaaaatcaaaactcttTTACCTTTGGCCTGGCATGGAAGGTTTCGGTTACCACCCACGGCGATGCCAAAGAGGCAAGAAAGGTGACACTTTTGCCGGAATGGTGTTGGTTTGGTTGCTGGTATAAAGATACCCATCCGTAGCAACATTTGCTACCCCGAACCCGAGACGTTACCAATTCTTGGtagtgtgctgtgtgcttggAAGCTTCAggcaaaagcaacaaaccaCCCGGAATCAGAGGCCCCCTGGTATGCGAGATTATCACATGCAATCatgcgtgtgagtgtgatgTCCGGATCATCTTACCGCAATACCGCAAGGTTGGGTGCTCTGCTCCGCACAGGgggaaaaatggcaaattcCATTTTTCCACACACCGTTTTTGGGTAACTCGGTGAACAGATTTCCCTTTATCGCAACCTCCCTCTCGGTCCCGCGTGTTTTTGCAATTTGTGAGATTCCTTCCTAGGAAGAAGCGAAGAACCGACCCTAAATTCCGACCCCCCTTTTGCCAGTAGaaagctgtgtgtttgtggtttggCGTGTTTGTGGCTGAATGGTTGAATTTCGTTCAATTTCTTACTCCCAAAAAGCTGAGTGGGGACATTTAGTTGTTGGTTTTATCGCtccttccctttccctccCTCGAAAGCTTACCTCCCAAAATCCGTTCCCTTCGCTCGTCTTCACCTCACTGTACGCGAGGACGGCGGTCGCCTTGCTGCTCTTGAAGTCGAACTTGAGCGACAGCGTGTCGGGATTGTTCATCGGCCACCAGATGTGGGATTTGGCGTACGAGAAGGTGATCGGTATCACCTCCACGTTCGCCTCGTAGAACTCCTCCTGCAGCACGCCGATATAGTGCACCTTCGGGTTGCCCTTCTTCAGCTCGAACAGCACCGACACGTCGTTGTAGAAGACGTACTTGAGCGAGCCGACAAAGTTGTTGCTCGAGGCAAGGCCCTTCCGCTTGCTCAGGTTTGGACCGCCGCCGAAGTAAATCTCCGGATCGAACAGCAGGTTGTGGATCGGTCCGAGCAGGTCCAGGATGCGCACGTGATCGTCCAGGATGGCGATCACCTTGTCGTGCTCGTGCAGTATGGTGAGATTGTGCCAGTAGTGGCGGGTTAGGTCTTGGCCGAGCGTTGCGCTCATAACACCATCGCCAAAGTCCATCTCAATGTAGGCGGAGTGGTTCTTGATGGAGGCAGCAATGTACTGCGGCTTCAGGGATTCACCACTCGCGTAGAACAGGGCCGAATCGTCGTAGTTTGTCTTGAACATCATGCTGATGCGGGTGATGGGCGAGTGCACCCGATCCTTCCAGTCGTAGATGCGGTAGGACACGTAGCTCGAACCTCGCAGCGTTAATACAGTTGCGGCTGAAAAGTTTGCAACGAGTTTTGTGTTAGTTTTGTGCTTTCGAAGTTAGCTTCTCAGCTCCCCGACACTCACTGTAGATGTCGCAGTGTTCGCCCTCGTACTTGGTGCCGAAGCAATCGCACGAGATGTCATAGTAGTGATTGATGCAGCGCGACCCGGTAAAGCAGAGATTCTGCCGCGAGTGGCACTTGTTCCGGCAGCCCTCCTTGACGTTCTCGTGCTTGGTCGCGATCAGGGGCGTTATCGGGAGCAGGTCCGAGGCGGCCTTGCCCGAGCTGAGCACCACGTTCCGGATGCAGCCGACAAACGACTCAATTATGTACTTCACACCGTGCAGCTTCTCTTCCGAGCTGAGTCCTGTCGGGcatgagagagagaaggaaaaagatgGGTTCCTTGTTTGAGTGTACCTCGAGATTCTTATCTTGACAGTAATAGAACGGGGGAGGGGTCTCCGTGGATGATAAATAGATCAGTGTGTCAAAAGTTCAATTTCTGCTTGGCGTGTCGTGTAATGAAGAAGAGCGTACAAATTGGAACACAGCGCAGAAATCAATTCGCGTTGAGAATTTGGGGGCGTTCTGAGTGATTTGTTTCTACACTAAGACACTAATGAATTTAAGCAGTATTAACGTTTTCCACTTAAAACTGAAAACACTTGCTTTTGTGAGCATTCGATGGTGTAGGCCCAGTTTTGCTCAAATCCTTGCTTCACCCCCAAGGCAAGCGACTTCCAAGCGGCTACGCATGAAAATCGGGCGGAAAAAGCCCCGATTGACAAATCGGTTTGGAACGGTACGGACGAAGTAAGGCAATTGCGCCGCCGACAAGCAGCACTTTTGCCAATTCACACACGAGCGCGCACCCTAAACACATCATTACACAAGCCACAAATCATTTGTACACGGCGGCGATGGCAAACGGCCAAGGCCGGCGGAAAGTCTTTCCAGCTGCGTGCTTTCGTTCCATTCCCCTATATCCTAATCACAGCTCATTTATCGTTCGGCCTGGCGTGAAAATCGTATCAATGTTTTGCTCTGTGCGCTTCGCCGGCCGACATTGGTCGACAAAGTTTTTGCACCAaacagtacacacacacactaccagCCGGACTCGGAGCCGGTAGGGACTTGAAACAGAGAGAATATACCCTGGCGCATGATTTTCATCGCCACCCATAACACAACATAACCGTCACCATCAATCTTATCGAAGATTAAGGGCGCCGTTTTCTCGGGAAAGGCTCTCGCCCATCTCGGCGGCCGCTTTCCGTACGGTGTTCCCGTTTTTGGGAATGACAAGGTTGTGTTTTGGTGGGTGGATGGAGTGTGCGACATAAACCCTTGTACTCCTCAACAAGCTTCTGATGGTTCCCGGGTTCTCCCTTTGCGATTTTGCGATAGGCTTATCCGATTGCGAGAAGTAAACCGAGAAGAAATGAATGGAGGgtttcggtggtggtggtgatggccgGCTGGTTCCGGCCGAGATGGATGAGCCGATGAAGGTTGTCGAGTATGCTAAAGGCTTTTCGGCTACTGTGGCACACTGAGTGAGTGTTCCAGATGGGGGTTTTAGCTGATGTAACGCTGGTGTCTTTTCGAATTGTGTCTCGATAAAGAATGGGAATAGAAATATTGTTCTACTTAAAGGGAAGGCAATGGGTATATTGGGTTGCCTTAAACGAATCTCGGACGACGATTTGggcgaaataaaaaatgaagttaaaaaCGTGGAAAGCCAACATGCTCCATTCCTTTGTGGTGCTTGGCGGTGTGTTAAAGCTTATATTTGCGTATTAATTTTATACTACTTCTATGCTTTTGCTCATTTTACACGCTCAACTTAAAATCGCTTCAGAAAGTTACAAATTCTAGGATGCGACAATTTTGAACTTTTTTGAAGAACTGTGTGATTTATAA encodes the following:
- the LOC1277107 gene encoding axotactin isoform X2 is translated as MTYHAASVLLTLCLTLAPIPYDRCVLAIPTNAEPPKEIVYPKCTGPGEPGQCQTFDYRYRFEQTINNCTQFIWGGCGGNLQNNFETYEQCMQQCANETQTPQPPVPLTTTVDPSSTSVRTQTQEAWSLHSSSSTLAPVPDELRGSELTFKETGYEKTFMFAKNNTFIQMDGETIQTFQLRLCREISFQFRTRLPHGLLVYHNVKTPAGVKLDPYALYVIVEKGQLKVVHVFGNHSTSVTVGEGLNRDEWHSVMVRIDVHGARLIARVDNNKEEVYLKGLNHETNYGVSINLMSVVLVGGLSSEEKLHGVKYIIESFVGCIRNVVLSSGKAASDLLPITPLIATKHENVKEGCRNKCHSRQNLCFTGSRCINHYYDISCDCFGTKYEGEHCDIYTATVLTLRGSSYVSYRIYDWKDRVHSPITRISMMFKTNYDDSALFYASGESLKPQYIAASIKNHSAYIEMDFGDGVMSATLGQDLTRHYWHNLTILHEHDKVIAILDDHVRILDLLGPIHNLLFDPEIYFGGGPNLSKRKGLASSNNFVGSLKYVFYNDVSVLFELKKGNPKVHYIGVLQEEFYEANVEVIPITFSYAKSHIWWPMNNPDTLSLKFDFKSSKATAVLAYSEVKTSEGNGFWELRLATDRLSFDLCPDVKSNITHTTYIRIENPTSWHSIQLTYERNDIKFVVDYRHSVTQMYGLSFNIGDKLIIGSSLKAAASGLVGCLRDLKINGVEIEPRYLVKSERVVGDVSLDNCKYVDPCKKPNTCEHGGKCAVKDDGIICDCKDTGYIGKNCHFTKFRKTCEELALLGYSKSDVYSIDIDGNGVFPPARVKCDFQSLANATKTIVEHNLPSQVDVRSATDEDFSFNIQYREFSAEMLQELISHSLYCTQYIKYDCIKAPLELHSSTWFKSSSNNNTVDSLGEVKRGTCPCAIGKNCEDLNHSCNCDANLNRWLSDEGYYKEPPNLGITQMYFLQQKNLDEESQGRVTLGPLECVETNTQKYVVTFTTSQSYIEVPGWRKGDIAFSFRTTGEKAILLFQPPIRSNYPSFMVALTGDYQLTFNFTLNTGTPKTLVIDTNRKLNGGEWHKIWIDYNEHHVRFMINTDTRMVDLQPEEEFGPFEGSMFIGGAPTEISKKYTVKQGLIGCFRGLVVNGEILDIYSFMSVHLSEIIKDCKPSCVPNPCKNGAYCRELWSTFECVCQNRWAHLGQHCETNINEDALTFISRESYLKRNYLSDPEDMRDEREKLRAILNSSLLVNLRTYDRHAFVLYANDHYNNFIHLYLTDQSEMVYLYNYGSDIVNLTIEHSELNNARSIQVAVIRTETNTTLYVNEKNVTVERGFLLLDEYSNKPWTNPELEVLSPHRPPAPPTEYFQFNIGGYDPANLLRPNQDTTELEGYIGCIRGLKIGENLISLREMATQNNAHVTDGVLNGCQMKCDAEPCKNGGICTENFVRQESTCNCEHTSFLGEFCSEEKGASFSGEATLLRRLALADTVGSVRLQLAFSSNDMRRVNRVMLLLQSRNDRSYYLMVAITAENHLYIEEDREGATYAARIEGNFMDDARHSVYYTRHGDEASLLVDRAQIPIRAVANKPLVPVPDPGANHVQIGGVNTTDPRFAVYKSYDGCLSNIFIQVNNETMKPLEEYMLFTKSEAETITVINSQGVRSAQCKQFDVIQKLTPFNEPALNMTSVIDKNWVVDAPTRLPYKAVYFDPSTKEEKTQVVFITLTAIFVIIVVCCLIEVYRSDREYRKRIERQTDEDIIWSKEQAAKMQIETSTTNVKGFSYKSIPSDEKKDNGAKPLVGILKNGSVTAASEKPSPVATVAAAPVESLPQSNGTAETGGIRDSQLLDHELQWESLAAEENEALLKSAQHPTEQQSRHGESNGMDGPRARIANGNHHHHHRVTDLDDPSDGHEEDSELTDNPVKVSFAKNTIITNSHPPNARKTPPKLTLTHPPESLLADGPATPTATTGAVGPLPVAMMTSTPLTNGLRSRGPRQVSWGPPPPPALISANPLPFKIDETPESPA